A single Hippocampus zosterae strain Florida chromosome 1, ASM2543408v3, whole genome shotgun sequence DNA region contains:
- the LOC127600308 gene encoding thiosulfate sulfurtransferase/rhodanese-like domain-containing protein 2 — translation MRCNTRKTRRRRSGATASSVRPIQWELVCRQEKTNKYQQLKNMTSVCSEFRDWNLENVCSPNVLKEEKQLCASLRRFYNLYRRKSFAAFVASKQEASPEVVGSPSWCCCGHVFAEQAAIHQHVARMHGSEIQQLARAQYNHSLNKGQEEKDNAKPNNESLSMEVTAWMPDMSHIPEDQLKKGPGKVLLYYRYCHVEEPHVVCAWQRALCQRLHLTGKVRVATEGINGTVGGTRVATEVYVDAMCSHPLFQMGKEDFKTSDGGPECFTELKVGVFEEIVPIGLDPDVISYHLAGVHLDPEEFHKEVAALMVEGDSHGDTVLLDCRNFYESKIGQFSRCLAPDIRKFSYFPDYVDKNLELFRDKKVLMYCTGGIRCERGSAYLRSKNVCKEVYQLKGGIHKYLERYPDGFYRGKLFVFDERYAISSNDDIIAGCRYCGRPWDRYQLCTTRFCCQLVLSCPTCRSEGHTACCPGCLTGSTLRKEGCECTDGRPRIPQDVNNDGKPLHLVL, via the exons ATGAGATGTAATACGCGAAAaactagaagaagaagaagtggtGCAACCGCTTCTTCTGTCCGGCCAATCCAATGGGAGCTCGTTTGTCGAcaagagaaaacaaataaatatcaaCAGTTAAAAAACATGACTTCGGTTTGCTCAGAGTTCCGAGACTGGAACCTTGAAAACGTATGTTCGCCTAACGTATTAAAAGAGGAGAAACAGCTCTGTGCGTCGCTCAGAAGGTTCTACAACCTATACAGGAGGAAG tcCTTCGCTGCCTTTGTGGCATCCAAGCAGGAAGCAAGTCCCGAGGTGGTGGGCAGTCCATCCTGGTGCTGCTGTGGCCACGTGTTTGCTGAGCAAGCTGCTATTCACCAACACGTTGCCAGAATGCATGGCAGTGAAATTCAACAGCTGGCACGAGCCCAGTACAATCACTCGCTTAACAAAgggcaagaagaaaaagacaacGCCAAACCAAACAATGAAAGCTTGTCCATGGAGGTCACTGCGTGGATGCCAGACATGAGTCACATTCCCGAGGATCAGCTCAAGAA AGGCCCCGGCAAAGTTCTGCTTTACTATCGTTACTGCCACGTGGAGGAGCCGCATGTTGTCTGCGCTTGGCAGAGAGCTTTATGCCAGCGCCTCCATCTAACTGGCAAG GTAAGGGTCGCCACAGAGGGCATCAACGGAACAGTGGGGGGCACCCGTGTCGCTACTGAGGTTTATGTGGACGCAATGTGCTCGCATCCTCTTTTCCAGATGGGAAAAGAGGATTTCAAG ACAAGCGATGGCGGTCCTGAGTGTTTCACCGAGCTGAAGGTGGGTGTCTTTGAGGAAATCGTCCCGATCGGATTAGACCCTGACGTCATCTCCTACCACCTGGCAG GAGTCCATCTGGACCCTGAGGAGTTTCACAAAGAGGTGGCGGCTTTAATGGTCGAAGGGGATTCGCACGGTGACACAGTCCTGCTGGACTGCCGCAATTTCTACGAGAGTAAAATT GGTCAATTCTCGCGCTGTCTGGCCCCCGACATCCGCAAGTTCAGCTACTTCCCGGACTACGTGGACAAGAACCTGGAGCTCTTCAGAGACAAGAAGGTGCTCATGTACTGCACCGGAGGCATCCGCTGCGAGCGAGGATCTGCTTACCTCCGCTCTAAA AATGTGTGCAAAGAAGTTTACCAGCTGAAAGGTGGAATCCACAAATACCTGGAACGCTACCCCGACGGCTTTTACCGCGGGAAGCTCTTTGTTTTCGACGAGCGCTACGCCATTTCCTCCAATGACGACATCATTGctg GTTGCAGGTACTGCGGACGCCCCTGGGATCGCTACCAGCTGTGCACTACGCGCTTCTGCTGCCAGCTGGTGCTGTCCTGTCCCACTTGTCGCTCTGAGGGGCACACTGCCTGCTGCCCCGGTTGCCTCACTGGCAGCACGCTGCGCAAAGAGGGGTGTGAGTGTACCGACGGACGTCCCAGGATCCCTCAGGATGTGAATAATGATGGCAAGCCACTTCATTTGGTACTCTAG